In a genomic window of Streptomyces pristinaespiralis:
- a CDS encoding GNAT family N-acetyltransferase, with protein sequence MLTGNKIGLRARHEDDIPVLRAELYDDVVNYSRAEGGPWRPITPGSKDPRLVGDDKEQGHVPFSVVEREGGTLVGTATLWGIDNHNRSAHIGLGLLPSSRGKGTAPRWSRAGQSVHARFPQQSVMVRTAAKAFPGVHDSGEPGRRGGGRSLEDRGQGCRPDGKGKPGLFDAAVAGFRPRRQTSPWNEHTPTADR encoded by the coding sequence ATGCTGACGGGCAACAAGATCGGGCTCAGGGCCCGGCACGAGGACGACATCCCCGTCCTGCGGGCCGAGCTCTACGACGACGTGGTCAATTACTCGCGGGCCGAAGGCGGACCGTGGCGGCCGATCACGCCCGGCTCGAAGGATCCGCGGCTCGTGGGGGACGACAAGGAGCAGGGGCACGTCCCGTTCTCCGTGGTGGAGCGCGAAGGCGGCACGCTGGTCGGCACCGCGACGCTGTGGGGCATCGACAACCACAACCGGTCCGCGCACATCGGCCTCGGACTGCTCCCGTCCTCCCGCGGAAAAGGCACGGCACCGCGGTGGTCGCGGGCGGGTCAGTCCGTCCACGCGCGGTTCCCTCAGCAGTCGGTGATGGTCCGGACGGCCGCGAAGGCGTTTCCTGGCGTTCACGACTCTGGGGAGCCAGGACGTCGGGGTGGAGGGCGTTCTCTCGAGGATCGCGGACAAGGCTGCCGTCCCGACGGCAAGGGCAAGCCGGGCCTCTTCGACGCGGCCGTCGCCGGCTTCCGACCCCGTCGGCAGACGTCTCCCTGGAACGAGCACACGCCGACCGCGGACAGGTGA
- a CDS encoding LutB/LldF family L-lactate oxidation iron-sulfur protein, whose amino-acid sequence MSRSTFLGMPATPPRAPYGEGNLRGEQTFPKAAHGELRNEQLRGNLRKATHTIRAKRIAVTAELDDWEQLRDAGSAIKTDTMNRLPELLEQLEEKVTEAGGTVHWARDAAEANAIVTRLIAATGSEEVIKVKSMATQEIGLNEHLAEHGITAHETDLAELIVQLADDKPSHILVPAIHRNRDEIRDIFLKEIPGVDPKLDSVPAHLAAAARAYLREKFMTTKVAVSGANFGIAETGTLSVVESEGNGRMCLTLPDTLITVMGIEKVLPRHQDLEVFFQLLPRSSTGERMNPYTSLWTGVTPGDGPQDFHLVLLDNGRTAALADAVGREALNCIRCSACLNVCPVYERAGGHAYGSTYPGPIGAVLTPQLAGMHEAKNDPNSSLPYASSLCGACFDACPVKIDIPSLLVELRHQHTEQSGRTAEKIAMKAAAGVMARPGLYTSAQKAARLGRIAAGRDGKISRLPPPFSGWSDSRDTPAPPKETFRAWLASAEGANALRAEAEDAENHAARPRPAQDRAEQDPLTGHDSTEEQR is encoded by the coding sequence ATGAGTCGCAGCACCTTTCTCGGCATGCCCGCCACGCCGCCCCGCGCGCCGTACGGCGAGGGAAACCTGCGCGGGGAGCAGACGTTCCCGAAGGCCGCGCACGGCGAACTGCGCAACGAGCAGCTGCGCGGGAACCTGCGCAAGGCCACCCACACCATCCGCGCCAAGCGGATCGCCGTCACGGCGGAGCTCGACGACTGGGAGCAGCTGCGGGACGCGGGCTCCGCGATCAAGACCGACACGATGAACCGACTCCCCGAACTGCTCGAGCAGTTGGAGGAGAAGGTCACGGAGGCGGGCGGCACGGTCCACTGGGCGCGGGACGCGGCCGAGGCCAACGCGATCGTGACCCGCCTGATCGCCGCCACCGGCAGCGAGGAGGTCATCAAGGTCAAGTCGATGGCCACACAGGAGATCGGCCTCAACGAGCACCTGGCCGAGCACGGCATCACCGCCCACGAGACCGACCTCGCCGAGCTGATCGTGCAGCTCGCGGACGACAAGCCGTCGCACATCCTGGTGCCGGCCATCCACCGCAACCGGGACGAGATCCGCGACATCTTCCTCAAGGAGATCCCCGGGGTCGATCCGAAGCTCGACTCCGTACCGGCTCATCTCGCGGCGGCGGCACGGGCCTACCTGCGCGAGAAGTTCATGACCACCAAGGTCGCCGTCTCCGGGGCGAACTTCGGCATCGCGGAGACCGGCACCCTCTCCGTCGTCGAGTCCGAGGGCAACGGCCGGATGTGCCTCACCCTGCCGGACACCCTGATCACCGTCATGGGCATCGAGAAGGTACTGCCGCGCCACCAGGACCTGGAGGTCTTCTTCCAGCTCCTGCCGCGCTCCTCCACCGGCGAGCGCATGAACCCGTACACCTCGCTGTGGACGGGCGTCACGCCCGGGGACGGCCCGCAGGACTTCCACCTGGTGCTCCTCGACAACGGCCGCACCGCCGCACTCGCCGACGCCGTCGGCCGCGAGGCGCTCAACTGCATCCGCTGCTCGGCCTGTCTGAACGTCTGCCCCGTGTACGAGCGGGCCGGCGGGCACGCGTACGGGTCGACGTACCCCGGCCCGATCGGGGCCGTGCTCACCCCGCAGCTGGCCGGCATGCACGAGGCGAAGAATGACCCCAACTCCTCCCTGCCGTACGCCTCCAGCCTCTGCGGTGCGTGCTTCGACGCCTGCCCGGTGAAGATCGACATCCCGTCGCTCCTCGTGGAGCTGCGCCATCAGCACACCGAGCAGTCGGGCAGGACGGCGGAGAAGATCGCCATGAAGGCCGCCGCCGGCGTGATGGCCCGGCCGGGCCTCTACACCTCCGCACAGAAGGCCGCCCGCCTCGGCCGGATCGCCGCCGGACGGGACGGGAAGATCTCGCGTCTGCCTCCGCCGTTCAGCGGCTGGAGCGACAGCCGGGACACCCCGGCGCCCCCCAAGGAGACCTTCCGCGCATGGCTGGCCTCCGCCGAGGGCGCGAACGCGCTGCGCGCGGAGGCGGAAGACGCGGAGAACCACGCGGCCCGACCCCGCCCGGCGCAGGACCGCGCAGAACAGGACCCGTTGACCGGGCACGACTCGACCGAGGAGCAGCGATGA
- a CDS encoding DUF5958 family protein, translated as MTAVGSRRETGVWNDREMTGTSGEDGRAIRRDTERVVNEVAQQLRTLDDGTAWFTALPPAGRAAVLQEVAGYAMQAHITTADGHGGVARSGVKPTANPSVMICMDPPRYGFAALPSDEHVKAFRVLVPVFSVADARRRQTYGKGTCRHAWHNLVPAAEGPQRQE; from the coding sequence ATGACTGCCGTCGGATCTCGCCGCGAAACGGGGGTGTGGAACGATCGAGAGATGACCGGGACAAGCGGTGAAGACGGGCGAGCCATCAGGCGCGACACCGAACGGGTCGTCAACGAGGTCGCGCAACAGCTCCGCACGCTGGACGACGGGACCGCCTGGTTCACCGCCCTCCCCCCGGCAGGCCGGGCGGCGGTGCTGCAGGAAGTCGCCGGCTATGCGATGCAAGCGCACATCACGACGGCGGACGGCCACGGGGGAGTTGCCCGGTCCGGGGTGAAGCCCACGGCCAACCCCTCGGTGATGATCTGCATGGACCCACCCCGCTACGGGTTCGCAGCCCTCCCCTCCGACGAACACGTCAAAGCGTTCCGTGTCCTCGTCCCGGTGTTCTCCGTCGCCGACGCCCGCCGCAGGCAGACGTACGGCAAAGGCACTTGCCGACATGCATGGCACAACCTGGTTCCCGCAGCCGAGGGGCCGCAGCGGCAGGAGTGA
- a CDS encoding glycoside hydrolase family 32 protein, whose translation MSPGPVYRRARLRLVAAAAATCALAVTAVVPRAAATGTAPHSETYRPQFHFSPEKNWMNDPNGLVYFKGEYHLFYQYNPSGNTWGNMSWGHAVSKDLVHWEELPLAIPHDDEEMVFSGSAVVDHENTSGFGTKDNPAMVAVYTSAYKKDGRQAQSLAYSTDRGRTWTKYAGNPVLDIGSKEFRDPKVQWYAPTKSWLMTVSLSTEHKVRFYSSKDLKNWTHLSDFGPAGAVGGVWECPDLFPLPVDGDSGRTKWVLVVNINPGGIAGGSAAQYFVGDFDGTRFTPDDDGSYTPPPGLVVQDFEAGDYGNWTTTGTAFGAGPVPAPAPGSSGTSGVEGRGFADSFHGDDAETGTLTSRPFTVDREYLNFKVAGGRHPHVPGSVLGDAPAPEGTVLADFEQDGYGSWTTTGTAFGDGPAAGTLPGQQQVSGHTGDRLVNSFRGGDSTTGTLTSPEFTLTAKYVNFLIGGGRHPSGAEAPTAVRLVVDGRTVRSATGADSEALNWASWDVGDLAGRKARIEVVDENTGGWGHILLDQVMLSDTPARPRSTETAVNLLVDGKVVQSVSGADSGSLDWASFDLRAHQGKQATVQLVDMNKGGWGHIMADHFVAADEPATSSVQRAHWVDHGKDYYAAVSWEDAPDGKRRMIGWMNNWQYGNNIPTSPWRSAQSIPREMALRTVDGRIRLTQQPVTSVQSLRTGQAVGVRDLTVTDGSMPLAGGRADGKALDVQATFTLGDAERFGLKVRTGEGQETIIGYDAKTQELYVDRTKSGAVDFHHDFPGVQRAPLAAKDGKVSLRILVDWSSVEVFGGDGQAVITDQIFPDPDSEGLQVFAEGGSVGVDKIKVWQLRSYRD comes from the coding sequence ATGAGCCCAGGCCCCGTGTACCGACGTGCCCGGCTGCGCCTTGTCGCCGCGGCAGCCGCGACATGCGCGCTCGCCGTCACCGCCGTAGTCCCCCGGGCGGCGGCGACCGGCACAGCGCCCCACAGCGAGACCTACCGGCCCCAGTTCCACTTCTCACCGGAGAAGAACTGGATGAACGACCCCAACGGGCTGGTGTACTTCAAGGGCGAGTACCACCTCTTCTACCAGTACAACCCGAGCGGAAACACCTGGGGCAACATGTCCTGGGGCCATGCGGTCAGCAAGGACCTCGTGCACTGGGAGGAGCTGCCGCTCGCCATCCCGCACGACGACGAGGAGATGGTCTTCTCCGGCAGCGCGGTCGTCGACCACGAGAACACCAGCGGCTTCGGGACCAAGGACAACCCCGCGATGGTGGCCGTCTACACCAGCGCCTACAAGAAGGACGGCAGGCAGGCCCAGTCGCTGGCGTACAGCACCGACCGCGGCCGCACCTGGACCAAGTACGCGGGCAACCCGGTTCTCGACATCGGCTCGAAGGAGTTCCGCGACCCGAAGGTGCAGTGGTACGCGCCGACGAAGAGCTGGCTGATGACGGTGTCCCTGTCCACCGAGCACAAGGTCCGCTTCTACTCCTCGAAGGACCTCAAGAACTGGACGCACCTGAGCGACTTCGGCCCGGCCGGCGCCGTCGGCGGCGTATGGGAGTGCCCCGACCTGTTCCCGCTGCCCGTCGACGGCGACAGCGGCCGCACCAAATGGGTCCTGGTCGTGAACATCAACCCCGGCGGCATCGCGGGTGGTTCGGCCGCCCAGTACTTCGTCGGCGACTTCGACGGCACCCGCTTCACCCCGGACGACGACGGCTCGTACACGCCTCCGCCCGGCCTGGTCGTCCAGGACTTCGAGGCGGGCGACTACGGAAACTGGACGACCACCGGCACTGCCTTCGGCGCCGGACCGGTCCCCGCGCCGGCGCCCGGCTCTTCGGGCACGAGCGGCGTCGAGGGCCGGGGGTTCGCCGACAGTTTCCACGGCGACGACGCCGAGACCGGCACGCTCACCTCGCGGCCCTTCACCGTGGACCGCGAGTACCTCAACTTCAAGGTGGCCGGCGGCCGTCACCCGCACGTCCCCGGCTCCGTCCTCGGTGACGCACCGGCGCCGGAGGGTACCGTCCTCGCCGACTTCGAGCAGGACGGCTACGGATCCTGGACCACCACCGGCACCGCCTTCGGTGACGGCCCCGCCGCGGGAACGCTCCCCGGCCAGCAGCAGGTGTCCGGGCACACCGGCGACCGGCTGGTGAACAGCTTCCGAGGCGGCGACTCGACCACGGGAACCCTCACCTCGCCCGAGTTCACCCTCACGGCGAAGTACGTCAACTTCCTCATCGGCGGCGGCCGGCACCCCTCCGGAGCGGAAGCGCCCACCGCCGTACGCCTCGTCGTCGACGGCCGGACCGTACGCAGCGCCACCGGCGCCGACTCGGAAGCGCTCAACTGGGCGTCCTGGGACGTCGGCGACCTCGCCGGACGCAAGGCGCGCATCGAGGTCGTCGACGAGAACACCGGCGGGTGGGGTCACATCCTGCTCGATCAGGTCATGCTCTCCGACACCCCGGCACGGCCGCGTTCGACCGAGACGGCGGTCAATCTCCTCGTCGACGGCAAGGTCGTCCAGAGCGTGTCCGGCGCGGACAGCGGAAGCCTGGACTGGGCGTCCTTCGACCTCCGCGCCCACCAGGGCAAGCAGGCCACCGTCCAGCTCGTCGACATGAACAAGGGCGGCTGGGGCCACATCATGGCCGACCACTTCGTCGCCGCGGACGAACCCGCGACCTCCAGCGTCCAGCGCGCCCACTGGGTCGACCACGGCAAGGACTACTACGCGGCCGTCTCCTGGGAGGACGCGCCCGACGGCAAGCGCCGCATGATCGGCTGGATGAACAACTGGCAGTACGGCAACAACATCCCCACCTCCCCCTGGCGCAGCGCGCAGAGCATCCCGCGAGAGATGGCGCTGCGCACCGTGGACGGCCGGATCCGCCTGACGCAGCAGCCGGTGACCTCCGTGCAGTCGCTCCGCACCGGGCAGGCGGTCGGTGTCCGCGACCTCACGGTCACCGACGGCTCCATGCCCCTGGCCGGGGGACGGGCCGACGGAAAGGCGCTCGATGTGCAGGCCACGTTCACCCTCGGTGACGCCGAGCGGTTCGGGCTCAAGGTCCGCACCGGCGAAGGGCAGGAGACGATCATCGGCTACGACGCGAAGACCCAGGAGCTGTACGTCGACCGCACGAAGTCCGGCGCGGTGGACTTCCACCATGACTTCCCCGGCGTCCAGCGCGCGCCGCTGGCGGCGAAGGACGGCAAGGTCAGCCTCCGGATCCTGGTCGACTGGTCGTCGGTGGAGGTGTTCGGCGGCGACGGCCAGGCCGTGATCACCGACCAGATCTTCCCCGACCCGGACAGCGAGGGCCTCCAGGTGTTCGCGGAAGGCGGCTCCGTCGGCGTGGACAAGATCAAGGTCTGGCAGTTGCGGTCCTACCGCGACTGA
- a CDS encoding LutC/YkgG family protein — protein MSARETVLGRVRDALTLAPKPPVTVPRAYRTGTTLPDRERLALFTDRLVDYKAQVHPCTAAGTAETLARVLRERGARTVGVPAGLDRSWLAAFDGTVQVDSADIPAPRLDALDGVVTASAVACAETGTIFLDGSADQGRRALSLVPDLHVCVVDLSAVEVGVPDALARLVPARPTTLISGPSATSDIELERVEGVHGPRMLDVVIRTDV, from the coding sequence ATGAGCGCACGAGAGACGGTTCTCGGCCGCGTCCGGGACGCCCTGACGCTCGCCCCGAAGCCGCCCGTCACGGTGCCGAGGGCCTACCGCACCGGCACCACCCTGCCCGACCGGGAGCGCCTCGCGCTGTTCACCGACCGGCTGGTGGACTACAAGGCTCAGGTCCACCCGTGCACCGCGGCCGGCACCGCCGAGACCCTCGCGCGCGTGCTGCGCGAGCGCGGCGCCCGCACCGTCGGCGTACCGGCGGGGCTCGACCGGTCGTGGCTCGCCGCCTTCGACGGCACGGTCCAGGTGGACTCTGCCGACATCCCGGCACCCCGCCTGGACGCGCTGGACGGCGTGGTGACTGCCTCGGCGGTGGCGTGCGCCGAGACCGGCACCATCTTCCTGGACGGCTCGGCCGACCAGGGCAGACGGGCCCTGTCCCTCGTGCCCGACCTGCATGTCTGCGTGGTCGACCTGTCCGCCGTCGAGGTCGGCGTCCCGGACGCCCTGGCCCGCCTGGTGCCGGCCCGGCCCACGACCCTGATCAGCGGCCCGTCCGCGACCTCCGACATCGAACTGGAGCGCGTGGAGGGGGTGCACGGGCCGCGCATGCTCGACGTGGTGATCAGGACGGACGTCTAG
- a CDS encoding ATP-binding protein, giving the protein MSDAAHMYDATHIEVLEGLEVVRKRPGMWVGSTGERGLHQMVFEVVGRAVNENVAGRAGSVAVALMPDGEVRVTDDGPGVPAEAVGEAVGPCLEDMLTRIHAQQDAGGRRAIAVSPLGNGLGLGVPNALASSLTAEVRRDGVRWVQVYASGVAVGPPTAAGPAVGSGITLAFRPDAGIFETVECSFDVLAERFRELAFLNRGLDISLSDERSAGECRSERFHSPGGTRDFVLLLGEGRGTGALVQTDVIGFEREDPRMAGAVEVALQWRDSDEERVRTYANSRPTPEGGTHAEGFRDGVAAAVNAYARQRRLLTSADADLGADRIGKGLTAVVSVKLDQPGFRGATCAELDNTEARFGVEEAVREHLGIWLERHPEQAAAVIGRRRAGGGR; this is encoded by the coding sequence ATGAGCGACGCCGCCCACATGTACGACGCCACCCACATCGAGGTGCTCGAAGGGTTGGAGGTCGTTCGGAAACGGCCTGGGATGTGGGTCGGTTCGACCGGTGAACGCGGCCTGCACCAGATGGTCTTCGAGGTGGTCGGCCGGGCGGTGAACGAGAACGTGGCCGGTCGCGCCGGCTCCGTCGCCGTGGCTCTCATGCCTGACGGCGAGGTCCGTGTCACCGACGACGGGCCGGGCGTCCCCGCCGAAGCCGTCGGAGAAGCTGTCGGGCCCTGCCTCGAAGACATGCTGACGCGTATTCATGCCCAGCAGGATGCGGGCGGCCGCCGAGCCATAGCCGTGAGCCCTCTCGGTAACGGACTGGGGCTGGGCGTCCCCAACGCCCTGGCGAGCAGCCTGACGGCGGAGGTGCGGCGCGACGGGGTCCGCTGGGTCCAGGTGTACGCCAGCGGTGTCGCGGTCGGCCCGCCCACCGCGGCGGGACCGGCGGTGGGAAGCGGGATCACCCTCGCCTTCCGGCCCGACGCCGGCATCTTCGAGACAGTGGAGTGCTCGTTCGACGTGCTGGCGGAACGCTTCAGGGAGCTGGCCTTCCTCAACAGGGGCCTGGACATCTCGCTTTCCGACGAGCGCTCTGCGGGCGAATGCCGGTCGGAACGGTTCCACTCGCCCGGCGGGACACGCGACTTCGTCCTCCTCCTCGGGGAAGGGCGCGGTACCGGGGCCCTCGTCCAAACGGACGTCATCGGCTTCGAGCGGGAGGACCCGCGGATGGCGGGGGCGGTGGAGGTGGCCCTCCAGTGGCGCGACTCCGACGAGGAACGGGTCCGCACCTACGCCAACAGCCGGCCGACACCCGAAGGCGGCACGCACGCGGAGGGTTTCCGCGACGGGGTGGCAGCCGCGGTCAACGCGTACGCGCGGCAGCGACGACTGCTCACGTCGGCGGACGCCGACCTCGGCGCCGACCGCATCGGCAAGGGACTCACGGCGGTCGTGTCCGTGAAGCTGGACCAGCCCGGGTTCCGTGGCGCCACGTGCGCCGAGCTGGACAACACCGAAGCGCGCTTCGGTGTCGAGGAAGCGGTCCGGGAACACCTTGGGATATGGCTGGAGCGGCATCCGGAGCAGGCCGCGGCCGTCATCGGCCGGAGGCGGGCCGGCGGTGGCCGCTGA